In Thioalkalivibrio paradoxus ARh 1, the following are encoded in one genomic region:
- a CDS encoding NADH-quinone oxidoreductase subunit NuoE family protein has translation MAAKEQNAPVLSQHLRAEIDDWLARYPDDQRRSAVLGALRAAQHEHGYLSTEVMDAVAQYLRIPEMDVYEAASFYSMFELEPVGRHTIAVCSNVSCMLRGSDAIVEHLERKLGIRLGESTPDGKFYLKREEECLAACCGAPMMQVDHVYYENLTPERVDEILARLES, from the coding sequence AGCCAGCACCTGCGTGCGGAGATCGACGACTGGCTGGCGCGCTATCCGGATGACCAGCGCCGTTCGGCGGTGCTCGGCGCGTTGCGCGCGGCGCAGCACGAGCACGGCTATCTGAGCACCGAGGTGATGGACGCGGTCGCGCAGTACCTGCGCATTCCGGAAATGGACGTCTACGAGGCCGCGTCGTTCTACTCGATGTTCGAACTCGAACCGGTGGGCCGCCATACCATCGCGGTCTGCAGCAACGTCTCCTGCATGCTCCGCGGCTCCGATGCCATCGTCGAACATCTGGAACGCAAGCTCGGGATCCGTCTTGGCGAGTCGACCCCTGACGGCAAGTTCTACCTGAAGCGCGAGGAGGAGTGCCTCGCGGCCTGCTGCGGCGCCCCGATGATGCAGGTCGATCACGTGTACTACGAGAATCTGACGCCCGAGCGCGTGGACGAGATCCTCGCCCGGCTGGAGTCCTGA
- the nuoF gene encoding NADH-quinone oxidoreductase subunit NuoF, whose product MANRICFATRELDTPWSLDSYLSVGGYQALKKVFGERMPPEDVIEEVKKSNLRGRGGAGFPTGLKWSFMPRNTPGQKYIVCNSDESEPGTCKDRDILRFNPHALIEGMAIAGYAIGATVGYNYMRGEFMDEVYRRFADALKEAYDQGFLGRDILGSGVDFDLYGSLGAGAYICGEETALLESLEGKKGQPRFKPPFPANYGLYGHPTTINNTESLASIPSIIRNGGDWFAELGVPKSGGEKLFSVSGHVNRPGNYEVPLGTPFSELLELAGGVLDGRRLKAVIPGGSSVPVVPGDAMMQANMDYDSIAKAGSMLGSGAVIVMDETTDMVRVLQRISRFYFSESCGQCTPCREGTGWMYRMLTRIVEGRGRPEDLERLDDVASKIEGRTICALGDAAAMPVRSFIKHYRHEFAHYIEHGKSLVAQAA is encoded by the coding sequence ATGGCCAACCGGATCTGTTTCGCGACCCGCGAACTCGACACGCCCTGGTCGCTGGATTCCTACCTGAGCGTCGGCGGCTACCAGGCGCTGAAGAAGGTCTTCGGGGAGCGGATGCCGCCCGAGGACGTGATCGAGGAGGTCAAGAAGTCGAACCTGCGCGGCCGCGGCGGCGCCGGCTTCCCGACCGGCCTGAAGTGGAGTTTCATGCCGCGCAACACGCCGGGGCAGAAGTACATCGTCTGCAATTCCGACGAGTCCGAGCCCGGTACCTGCAAGGACCGCGACATCCTGCGTTTCAACCCGCATGCATTGATCGAGGGCATGGCGATCGCCGGCTACGCGATCGGGGCAACGGTGGGCTACAACTACATGCGCGGCGAGTTCATGGACGAGGTCTACCGACGCTTTGCGGATGCGCTGAAGGAAGCCTACGACCAGGGCTTCCTGGGCCGGGACATTCTCGGCTCCGGCGTCGACTTCGACCTCTACGGCAGCCTCGGTGCCGGTGCCTATATCTGCGGCGAGGAAACCGCGCTGCTCGAATCGCTGGAAGGCAAGAAGGGTCAGCCGCGGTTCAAGCCGCCGTTTCCGGCCAACTACGGGCTGTACGGGCATCCCACGACGATCAACAACACCGAGTCGCTGGCTTCGATCCCGTCGATCATCCGCAACGGCGGCGACTGGTTCGCCGAGCTGGGCGTGCCCAAGTCCGGTGGCGAGAAGCTGTTCTCGGTTTCGGGCCATGTGAACCGGCCGGGCAACTACGAGGTGCCGCTCGGAACGCCGTTCAGCGAACTGCTGGAACTCGCCGGTGGCGTGCTCGACGGGCGCCGGCTGAAGGCCGTGATTCCGGGCGGCTCGTCGGTGCCGGTGGTGCCCGGTGATGCGATGATGCAGGCGAACATGGATTACGACTCGATCGCGAAGGCCGGTTCCATGCTGGGTTCCGGTGCCGTGATCGTGATGGACGAGACGACCGACATGGTCCGCGTGCTGCAGCGGATCTCGCGCTTTTATTTCTCCGAGTCGTGCGGCCAGTGCACGCCCTGCCGCGAGGGTACCGGCTGGATGTACCGGATGCTCACCCGCATCGTCGAAGGCCGGGGACGCCCGGAAGACCTGGAGCGGCTCGACGATGTCGCGAGCAAGATCGAGGGGCGCACGATCTGCGCTCTCGGCGACGCGGCGGCGATGCCGGTGCGCAGTTTCATCAAGCATTACCGCCACGAGTTCGCCCACTACATTGAGCACGGCAAGAGCCTGGTCGCGCAGGCCGCCTGA